The DNA segment TGATTGCAGATGCGTGAGCTAATTTCCGCAGAAAACTGTTCAGACATTGTTAAGATGAGGAATCAATAAAATGACTTTATAAATTTTAGGCTAACCGAGCGCAGATTTGTAGGAGTGTGATTTGACCTTTGTAGCCAGGGCTGATTTTGTCAGAAACATCTACAATAACTTTAAATTCTTCAAGTAGTTTTTACCTATTGTTGCGGAATCCTAACCGCCTAAACTGTAGCAAAATTATTCAGCTGAGTTATTCCAGTTAAGAACCGATGAGCCAAACTAGTCAACGTAGAATAGTTATTGGGGATGTACATGGACACTATGAGGGATTGGTGACCTTATTAGCAGCGATCGCTCCAGGTGGTGATGACCAAGTTTATTTTTTGGGAGACTTAATTGATCGTGGCCCCCACAGCTCATACGTAATAGATTTAGTCAGAGACAATAATTATTTTTGTCTGTTGGGAAACCACGAGCAGATGTTATTAAACATCCTTAGTGGTGATATTTCCGTCGCCACAACGCAAGCATGGCTGCATAGTGGAGGTCATGCAACGATCGCCAGTTATCCAGATCAAAGCATTCCTAAAGAACATTTAGAATGGCTAAGGAGTTTGCCCACATACATTGACTTGGGTGACGTTTGGTTGACTCATGCTGGTCTTGACCCTAACCTACCCTTATCAGAACAAACCTCAGAACAGTTTTGCTGGATTAGGGAAGATTTTCATAGTATTCCCCAGCCATATTTTCCTGATAAACTAGTAATTATAGGTCACACTATTACATTTACTTTCCCTGGTGTAAATCCTGGTGAATTGGCTCAAGGACAGGGTTGGCTGGATATAGATACTGGTGCATATCATCCCCGCAGTGGTTGGTTAACCGCATTAGACATCACCAATAATTTAATTTACCAAATTAATATTTTTACTAACTGCTTACGCACCTTACCCTTAGAGGAAGGAGTAATTACTGTTGATCCTAAAAAAATAGCGGTTCGCAGTAGCAGACAGCGAGCTTAACAATTCAAAATTCAAGATAAAACAAGTTTCATTCAGTGCTGAATGCTGAGTAAGAAAAGTACACTGGGTAAATGCCCCACAAAGTGTGGGTGGTCTTTTAGATCAGCACTCAGCACTTTTTAAAGTATTGACCGAATTCTAGCGCGATAGGCAGCATTATCTAAGCCATCACGCCCATTACTGCCTTGGGAATTAATAGCACGCCTGAGAGAAGTAATGCGATCGCCTGTGGCTGGGTGAGTACTCAAAAATGCCGGCACAGAACCACCACCTTTCGTGAGTTTCTGCATGAATGAAACCATCGCCGATGGTGCATAACCCGCTCTTGTTAAAGTTCTTAACCCTCTGGTGTCAGCATCAAACTCATCTTGACGGCTGCGGGGACGGTTTAGTGCTAGTTCCACACCCAGTCCTACAGCTGTATTGCGGTCTAAACCTGTAGCTGAAGCTAAACCACTAGCCAGCGCTCGTTGTCGCATCTGTTTTACTAGATGTCTACCGCCGATGTGACCAATTTCATGAGCTATCACACTGGCTAATTCCGCTTCATTGTCTGCGGTTTTCAGTAAACCCGTATGGATATAAACAAAGCCGCCTAAAGTGGCAAAGGCGTTAACAGCATCATTTTCCACAACTTGGAAGGTAAAAGGAAGATTGGGGCGATCGCTATTTGCAACCAAGCGCTGTCCAATTTGGTCTACGTAGCGAGTAATTTCTGCATTCCGAGAAATTTTCACTTCGCTACTACGTAATTGCTGATTCATCTGATTGCCCAGATCAACTTCTTGGCGATCGGATATATTAGACAGCTGAAGTACTTGCACACCTTGTAATAAAAGGGGTCGTAAGTCTATAGCCCTTCCAACCAAAGGTGTACCCAAACATAGACTCACAGCGACTACCACCGAAATTAATGGATAAAACCAGCGCCGCCGCCACACACGGTAATTTGCCATTAAGCCTTTCCTGTTCATCATAAATTTGGCTAGAAGATAATTTTGGAACCACACTAAATAAGAAGACGTATCTATCCTTTTGTAAGTTGCATTTTTAACTTGGTCAGTTGTCAGTCGTCATTTGTCATTGGTCAATAGTCCACAGTTCTTTTCTTTCCTTGCTTTCCCTGCCTTTTGCCAATCCCCATTTCTCAACTCATGATAGACTGTCGCGTAAATGCAACTGCCAGCAATGGAAAAGTTGCGGTGTAACTGATAAAACTTGTTGTTAAAATCAATTACCTCACATTGATTTGGAAAAATTTTTATGGCTATTTTAGATTCCAAAGGTCGCTTGTTTGGCAAAGTCAACATTCTGGATTTAGGGGCTTTGCTCGTTATTGTGATGGTTATATTTGGCATCTTTGTATTTCCAGGTACTTCTGGTAGTGTTGCCCAAGTCGGTGCAAAAACAGTACCCATAGAAGTAGATTTGGTTGTTCGCGGTTTAAATGTGCGCGATCCACAACAGTTAGCTGGCAATGGGTTGAAAACAGGCGGTAAAACTAAGGTTATTATCCGCAATCAACCTTATGGTGAGATTGAAATTAAGTCTGTGGAACAGTTACCAAGAACCGTAGTCGCTACTCAACCAGATGGTTCTGTGAAAGAATTACCAGATCCCAAAGCTAATAATTTTAGTACAGATATGCTTTTAACCTTAAACGGTAAAGCCCAAGTTACTAAGGACGGCCCTGTTTTAGGCAACAGTAAGGTAAAAATTGGTATGCCCTTTGAGTTGGAAGGCTTCAACTACAATTTCAATGCAACTGTCATTGATGTCAGATTACAAAGTTAGGGATTGGGGACTGGGGATTGGGGACTGGGGACTAGGGATTGGGGACTAGGGATTGGGGACTGGGGATTGGGGACTGGGGATTGGGGACTGGGGACTGGGGACTAGGGATTGGGGACTGGGCAAAACTCTGGAAGTAAGTTCTAGTTCTCTCCCCCCGCTCCCCTGCTCCCTGCTCCCTGCTCCCCTGCTCCCTGTTCCCTGCTCCCTGCTCCCCTGCTCCCTCAACTTCCTACCTTCTCTATATCTACTAACTGCGGTTTTCCCCAAAGGATGCGTTCCTGTTTGTAAATAGCAATTCCTGGTTTAGCACCTTTGGGTTTATAAACGTGTTTGGGTTGAGTGTAAACGACTGGTACTTGATCACTCTGGCGACCGCGACTGTAGTAAGCTGCTAAATCGGCTACATATTGTAAGTCTGATAGTTCTGGTGCTGTACCCGGTTCTAAACGCAATAGTACATGGCTGCCAGGGATTTCTTGGGCATGGAACCATAGGTCATAATCTCCGGCTACTCGAAATGTTAATTGGTCATTTTGACGATTGTTGCGACCGATTAAGACTGTGAAACCGTTAGGGGTACGATAGTTGTGAAAGTTAGTGCTAGCAGTTTCGTTGTTATTGCGGCTACGATACTCTAACTCTTCTAAATATTTCTGTCCAATTAACTCGTCGCGGATTTCTTCTAAAGCTTGCAAATCTTCTGCTGTTTGGTAGTTATCTATTTGGGAAATTGCAGCTTCTACTTGTTCTAAATAATCGATTTCTGCTTGTACTTCTTGCAGTAGCGGTTCGACAGCTATGCGAGCGCGTTTGAGTTTTTGGTGTTGTTTGTAGAGATTTTGGGCATTCTGCACAGCATTTTTATCAGGCAAAAGAGCGATCGCTACAGGCTCACCTGTCTCAAAATCAGGTATGCTAATTTCTTTCATCCCTGGTTGCCAATTTTGCAGGTGCGCCATTAATAAATCAGCTTTTTGGCGATATTCATCGGCTCTATCTGATTGCTGTAGGCGATCGCTAAAGGTTTGGGCTTTATTACGTAATTTGCCTAAAATATTACTTAATTTCTGAGTCAGTTGATGGCGTAATTGAGCAAATAATTGTTGATTTAGCTGTTTGGTATAGTATTCGTTGATTAATGTTTGGATATCTTGGACTGGTGCAACAGCACCCCAACCCATAACTGTATATCCGTTTGCCATCCAAGCTGGTTGAAATTTACCACTATCTAAGGTGTGTAGCCATTCTTGCCAGCGTGCAAATAACCTTTGCCAGTCTTCAGGATGTAGGGTATCCGTGGTAGTTTCTGGGGCAATGTTGGCTACCAATAACATGGATTCTACCAACACAGCACTCAAGCCGCTATAACTTTTGAGCAACTGACGTTTAATTGCTCCTGGGACTAAACTGACTCTTTCTTGCCACCTTGCTTGAGTTTCCTGCAAACTGGGGATAGTTCCGGTGAGTTTGGGCGGTGCTTCATAAGGTTGTCCTGTGAGGATAGGACGCACGCTTGATTGTTGCTGACTCACTTGATGGGCAGCAGTAATAATTAGATTGTTGGCATCGGTGAGAATCACATTACTGTATTTACCCATAATTTCCCCGTAGATGTGATACAGTGCAGCATCTCCAGGGCGGCGGGCAAATTGTAAATCAATTACACGCTCCCAAGGGGCGATCGCTTCAATTGCAACTAAGGCTAATCCCCCCAACTGGTGGACTAGTTGTTGGCTGAAGGTAAAGGTATCTGGTGTACGTGGAGGTGGATCACCAATACAAATATGAGTTGCTTGAGGATGCCAAGAAATTTGTAACCAACCTCTTTTATCGAGGGTACGTAACGCTATAGCAATAGTGTAGCGATCGCGCTGATAAACTTGCTCTAGGCGGGATGGTAGCCAGTGAGCGTGGAGTTCGCTACAAGTAGCTGTAAGGGTGGTAAAGTCTACTGGCTGCATAACAAATTAGTCACTGGCATTTACAAGACAATGGTTAGTATACTTCTCTCTTCCCTAATTCTCAGTTATATAAATTAAAAAAGCCGTTAGCTATTCTGAACTTTGGTGAGTTCAGGCTGTCGGCTGGAGAATATTCTTGAGTTTTAATTAAAGTTTGCTATTCGTCTTAAGCTTGTTGACTAGCTACTTTCTTTTTGTAACCGAGAAATGATCCAGCGATCGTTGTTGTCAAGATAGCTCCCAAAATGCTTGGTTCTGGTACTCTTCTGCTATTTCCGACTTTAATTTGAAAAGCGAGGTTAGAACCTGTGGGGCGATTACCATCCCAGTCAAACTCTGCTTGGCCAGTGAGTATGAAGTTTGTTGGTACGTCGCCAATAGCTATATAGTCCACATCTCTGCTACTAGTTGTACCAAGAGAGGAGATGTTGGGTATGGCAGTACCGTTGAGAGACAAGCCAGAAAGTCCTAAGAAATTGTTATCATCTATAGGCCTACCGCCTTGAGCAAAGGTACGTAAAA comes from the Nostoc sp. PCC 7120 = FACHB-418 genome and includes:
- a CDS encoding metallophosphoesterase family protein, giving the protein MSQTSQRRIVIGDVHGHYEGLVTLLAAIAPGGDDQVYFLGDLIDRGPHSSYVIDLVRDNNYFCLLGNHEQMLLNILSGDISVATTQAWLHSGGHATIASYPDQSIPKEHLEWLRSLPTYIDLGDVWLTHAGLDPNLPLSEQTSEQFCWIREDFHSIPQPYFPDKLVIIGHTITFTFPGVNPGELAQGQGWLDIDTGAYHPRSGWLTALDITNNLIYQINIFTNCLRTLPLEEGVITVDPKKIAVRSSRQRA
- a CDS encoding M48 family metallopeptidase codes for the protein MMNRKGLMANYRVWRRRWFYPLISVVVAVSLCLGTPLVGRAIDLRPLLLQGVQVLQLSNISDRQEVDLGNQMNQQLRSSEVKISRNAEITRYVDQIGQRLVANSDRPNLPFTFQVVENDAVNAFATLGGFVYIHTGLLKTADNEAELASVIAHEIGHIGGRHLVKQMRQRALASGLASATGLDRNTAVGLGVELALNRPRSRQDEFDADTRGLRTLTRAGYAPSAMVSFMQKLTKGGGSVPAFLSTHPATGDRITSLRRAINSQGSNGRDGLDNAAYRARIRSIL
- a CDS encoding DUF4330 domain-containing protein, whose product is MAILDSKGRLFGKVNILDLGALLVIVMVIFGIFVFPGTSGSVAQVGAKTVPIEVDLVVRGLNVRDPQQLAGNGLKTGGKTKVIIRNQPYGEIEIKSVEQLPRTVVATQPDGSVKELPDPKANNFSTDMLLTLNGKAQVTKDGPVLGNSKVKIGMPFELEGFNYNFNATVIDVRLQS
- a CDS encoding Rqc2 family fibronectin-binding protein; this encodes MQPVDFTTLTATCSELHAHWLPSRLEQVYQRDRYTIAIALRTLDKRGWLQISWHPQATHICIGDPPPRTPDTFTFSQQLVHQLGGLALVAIEAIAPWERVIDLQFARRPGDAALYHIYGEIMGKYSNVILTDANNLIITAAHQVSQQQSSVRPILTGQPYEAPPKLTGTIPSLQETQARWQERVSLVPGAIKRQLLKSYSGLSAVLVESMLLVANIAPETTTDTLHPEDWQRLFARWQEWLHTLDSGKFQPAWMANGYTVMGWGAVAPVQDIQTLINEYYTKQLNQQLFAQLRHQLTQKLSNILGKLRNKAQTFSDRLQQSDRADEYRQKADLLMAHLQNWQPGMKEISIPDFETGEPVAIALLPDKNAVQNAQNLYKQHQKLKRARIAVEPLLQEVQAEIDYLEQVEAAISQIDNYQTAEDLQALEEIRDELIGQKYLEELEYRSRNNNETASTNFHNYRTPNGFTVLIGRNNRQNDQLTFRVAGDYDLWFHAQEIPGSHVLLRLEPGTAPELSDLQYVADLAAYYSRGRQSDQVPVVYTQPKHVYKPKGAKPGIAIYKQERILWGKPQLVDIEKVGS